In Molothrus aeneus isolate 106 chromosome 3, BPBGC_Maene_1.0, whole genome shotgun sequence, a single genomic region encodes these proteins:
- the SMC6 gene encoding structural maintenance of chromosomes protein 6 has protein sequence MGKRKEESVLTPGSQKRQRKEHTDEPSDESDEEETLEFSASSGPSSQSSDGEVGIIESIQLKNFMCHSNLGPFQFGSNLNFVVGTNGSGKSSVLTALIVGLGGKATATNRGSSLKMFIQKGETSADISITLRNQGRDAFKPELYGTSITVNQHINQDGSRTWKLKSKSGTIISSKKEELIGILDHFNIQVDNPVSVLTQEMSKQFLQTKNEGDKYKFFMKATQLEQMKEDYSFIGKTKKNTRVQIEQGEERLEELKQLYLEKKETFKTITFVNDMQNRLKDLKHQMAWAVVSEMEKEVELLKEGVRAEEGNTELPQKVKECQEKVNEAEKKYKAIQDKLITVSEEAQALHPQCISLKAEVQAKRKAVNEAEIVYNRSKTELKRLEKDREQLHKRIEELKSCANQDSEPEKLERERRIAYLREQLKAFHDEEIMISQQLDQFQQATSKCREDHSRLRRESSEVQQALDAQQKQLRDLKDSKTNTLKRFGPYVPAFLEAIEVAHKQGQFRKKPLGPLGALIHPKDPELILAIECCLKSLLQAFCCDNHSDERTLQSLMSKYYPRGHRPQIIVNKFQNKIYDTSQRAVHHPEFPTVLAALEIENPVVANCLIDMRGIETVLLIKVSRRAREIMQCNRPPRNCREAFTAEGDQVFERRYYSSIFVRPKFLSQDVEAEISHLNKEIENKRAQLTASQQRLHSIENEIRQNEDHLCSHRRHQKQLQAKIRTANAEIADLENVEEHQSADIHILQDEAEENKGRMESVKQDMQLQSRKMEELKNNLQTAEKKLEEVKEKIHQVEEIAGPIKAELNQAESEVENSKRHLQHYEDKQREHVACIKKHKDLLVSKEKELEEKTAKARQIFSEPIKVSRTVKSLDAEMNRLREKINLESSHRGNREEIIQQFQYAKERYEDASNKVKNLRRFIGVLDEVMAERLKVYRQFLRSLSMRCKLHFEHLLRVRGCSGHIMFDHKNETLSITVQPREEEKAACSDLRSLSGGERSFSTVCFILSLWNISESPFRCMDEFDVYMDMVNRRIAIDMILERADFQPYRQFILFTPLSMSSLPMSPHIHILRMPDPPRDQRALTFQNRNDGDEDQ, from the exons ATGGgtaagagaaaggaagaaagtgtTCTAACTCCTGGGTcccagaaaaggcagagaaaagaacACACAGATGAACCTAGTGATGAGTCTGATGAAGAAGAAACTTTAGAGTTCTCAGCTAGTAGTGGTCCCTCTTCACAGTCG TCTGATGGTGAGGTTGGGATAATTGAAAGTATCCAGCTGAAGAACTTCATGTGCCATTCAAATCTGGGGCCTTTTCAGTTCGGATCAAATCTCAATTTTGTTGTTGGAACCAATGGAA GTGGAAAAAGTTCTGTATTAACAGCACTAATTGTTGGACTTGGTGGAAAAGCCACTGCAACTAACAGAGGTTCctcattaaaaatgtttattcaaAAAGGAGAGAC CTCTGCAGATATTTCCATAACTTTGCGAAACCAAGGAAGAGATGCTTTTAAACCAGAATTGTATGGTACCTCTATCACTGTGAATCAGCATATTAATCAGGATGGAAGCAGAACTTggaaactgaaaagcaaatctG GGACCATAATTTCTTCAAAGAAAGAGGAACTCATAGGAATACTGGATCACTTTAATATACAG gtAGATAATCCTGTGTCTGTTTTAACCCAAGAGATGAGTAAACAGTTTTTACAGACTAAAAATGAAGGGGATAAGTAcaag TTTTTTATGAAGGCAACTCAGCTGGAACAAATGAAAGAAGATTATTCATTTATtgggaaaactaaaaaaaataccCGTGTTCAGATAGAACAAGGGGAAGAG cgTCTTGAAGAACTTAAGCAGCTTtatttggaaaagaaggaaacttTCAAAACCATCACGTTTGTGAATGACATGCAAAATCGTCTCAAAGATTTGAAACATCAAATGGCGTGGGCAGTG GTGAGTGAGATGGAAAAAGAAGTAGAGCTGCTCAAAGAAGGTGTCAGAGCTGAAGAAGGAAATACAgagctccctcagaaggtcaaAGAATGCCAG gaaaaagtgaatgaagcagaaaaaaagtacAAAGCAATACAAGACAAATTGATAACAGTAAGTGAAGAAGCACAAGCCCTTCATCCTCAGTGTATTTCTTTGAAGGCTGAAGTgcaggcaaaaagaaaagcagtcaaTGAAGCTGAG ATCGTTTATAATCGCTCCAAAACGGAGTTAAAACGTCTGGAAAAAGACAGGGAACAGCTCCATAAACGAATTGAAGAACTGAAAAGCTG TGCTAATCAGGATTCAGAGCCTGAGAAattggaaagagaaaggagaattgCATACTTAAGGGAACAGTTAAAGGCATTCCATGATGAAGAAATAATGATTAGTCAGCAGTTGGATCAGTTTCAGCAGGCTACATCTAAGTGTAGGGAAGATCATTCTAGACTCAG gAGAGAAAGCAGTGAAGTGCAACAAGCACTGGATGCCCAGCAGAAACAGCTGAGAGATCTGAAAGATAGTAAAACAAACACTTTGAAAAGATTTGGACCATATGTACCAGCATTTCTTGAAGCAATTGAAGTAGCCCATAAACAAGGACAATTTAGAAAGAAACCTCTTGGACCTTTAG GTGCTTTGATTCATCCAAAAGATCCTGAACTGATCTTGGCTATCGAATGTTGTTTAAAAAGCCTTCTTCAGGCATTTTGCTGTGATAATCATAGCGATGAAAGAACTCTTCAGTCACTGATGTCAAAATATTATCCACGTGGACATAGACCTCAGATAATTGTAAataaatttcagaataaaatttatGATACTAGTCAGAG agctGTTCATCATCCAGAATTCCCAACAGTTCTGGCAGCATTGGAAATAGAAAATCCAGTGGTTGCCAATTGTCTGATTGATATGAGGGGTATAGAAACAGTCCTGCTGATTAAA gttaGCCGCAGGGCTCGTGAGATAATGCAGTGCAATCGGCCCCCGAGAAACTGTAGAGAAGCTTTCACTGCTGAAGGTGATCAAGTATTTGAACGACGCTATTACTCTTCCATTTTTGTCAGACCCAAGTTCCTAAGTCAAGATGTTGAGGCAGAAATCAG TCACTTGAATAAGGAAATTGAAAACAAACGGGCACAGTTGACAGCCTCTCAGCAACGCTTACATTCCATTGAAAATGAGATTAGGCAGAATGAAGATCATCTCTGTAGTCATCGGCGACACCAAAAGCAGCTACAG gcAAAAATAAGAACAGCAAATGCAGAGATAGCAGATCTTGAAAACGTGGAAGAGCACCAGTCAGCAGACATCCATATATTA CAAGACGAAGCTGAAGAAAATAAGGGTAGGATGGAATCTGTGAAACAGGACATGCAgctacaaagcagaaaaatggaagaactgaaaaataatctccaaacagctgaaaaaaaattagaagaggtgaaagaaaaaattcatcAAGTGGAAGAAATTGCTGGCCCAATTAAG GCTGAATTAAACCAGGCTGAGTCAGAAGTGGAAAACAGTAAACGCCATTTGCAGCACTATGAAGACAAACAGAGAGAACACGTGGCTTGCATAAAAAAGCACAAAGATTTACTAGTTtccaaagaaaaggaattagAG GAAAAAACGGCAAAAGCAAGGCAAATCTTCTCGGAGCCCATCAAGGTCAGCAGAACTGTTAAAAGTCTTGATGCAGAAATGAATCGCTTGAGAGAGAAGATAAATTTAGAAAGCAGTCACCGTggaaacagagaagaaataatCCA GCAATTTCAGTATGCAAAGGAAAGGTACGAGGATGCAAGCAATAAAGTAAAGAACTTACGTAGATTTATTGGGGTGCTGGATGAAGTCATGGCAGAGAGGCTCAAAGTGTATCGGCAGTTCTTAAG GAGCCTTTCTATGCGATGCAAACTCCACTTTGAGCATTTATTACGTGTTCGAGGTTGCTCTGGACATATAATGTTTGATCACAAGAATGAGACGCTTTCCATAACA gtTCAGCCTcgagaggaagaaaaagctgcCTGTAGTGATCTGAGATCCTTATCAGGAGGTGAACGTTCCTTCTCCACAGTttgtttcattctttctctGTGGAACATTTCCGAATCTCCCTTCAGATGCATGGATGAATTTGATGTCTACATG GATATGGTTAACAGAAGAATTGCCATCGACATGATTCTGGAGAGGGCTGATTTTCAGCCCTATCGACAGTTCATTTTGTTCAcccccctgagcatgag ttctcTGCCTATGAGTCCCCATATTCACATCCTCCGCATGCCAGACCCTCCAAGAGACCAAAGAGCACTGACTTTCCAAAATAGGAATGACGGAGATGAAGATCAATAA